In one Deltaproteobacteria bacterium genomic region, the following are encoded:
- a CDS encoding CHRD domain-containing protein → MRSVFRRVVSWRFLAVGALLLGIAGMPGSAMAQRATDFTSNLNAGQEVPAGSSNGMGVAYLNIDGQDRLCVALTVQDLEGQIVAAHIHGPAAPGVNGPVIFDLKPNGSPINICVGPPTADQLRELRRGLWYLNVHTSEAAAGEIRGQIMPVRK, encoded by the coding sequence ATGAGGTCTGTATTTCGTAGGGTAGTGAGTTGGAGGTTTCTCGCAGTAGGGGCACTGCTTTTGGGGATTGCTGGAATGCCAGGTTCTGCCATGGCGCAAAGGGCAACGGACTTTACGTCGAATCTCAATGCCGGACAAGAAGTGCCAGCAGGCTCAAGTAATGGAATGGGCGTTGCCTATCTCAACATCGACGGTCAGGACCGTTTGTGTGTTGCTCTCACAGTTCAAGACCTGGAAGGGCAAATCGTCGCCGCACACATTCACGGCCCAGCCGCTCCGGGAGTCAACGGCCCGGTCATTTTTGATTTGAAGCCAAACGGAAGCCCCATCAACATTTGTGTTGGCCCACCGACGGCTGACCAGCTGAGAGAATTACGCAGGGGGCTCTGGTACCTCAACGTACACACTTCGGAAGCTGCTGCTGGTGAAATCCGTGGGCAGATCATGCCGGTGAGGAAGTAA
- a CDS encoding TetR/AcrR family transcriptional regulator: MPSRTMLIRKPRWHRRPTERPEEISAAALRVFTRRGLHQTTLDDVAKEAGISKGTIYLYFKNKEDLFIATAQQVVPALDEIVSNLSIPSRTKETLADTLRSIARTMYRRFRTPAYLAFFGLIAAETLRHPEWGQLYFERIVLAVNQRIAALLQDAMAAGTIRKLDPILTGRAFAGMFLIMAVTQEHLGGKRFTSFSEKQIVDSLTDIFLHGIRSKRERHA, translated from the coding sequence ATGCCCTCTCGGACGATGCTCATACGAAAACCGCGCTGGCACCGACGCCCGACCGAGCGTCCAGAAGAAATTTCCGCTGCCGCCCTCCGCGTCTTTACTCGCCGTGGTCTACACCAGACAACGTTGGACGATGTCGCCAAAGAAGCTGGCATCAGCAAGGGCACCATCTATCTTTATTTCAAAAACAAAGAAGATCTTTTCATTGCAACCGCACAGCAGGTCGTTCCTGCGCTCGATGAGATCGTCAGCAACCTGTCCATCCCTTCGCGTACGAAAGAGACACTTGCTGACACACTTCGCTCTATCGCCCGCACGATGTATCGTCGCTTTCGCACACCTGCATATCTCGCCTTCTTTGGTTTGATTGCGGCGGAGACACTGCGGCATCCAGAGTGGGGGCAGTTGTATTTTGAACGCATTGTTCTTGCCGTAAACCAGCGCATCGCGGCATTGTTGCAGGACGCGATGGCAGCAGGAACCATACGGAAACTGGACCCAATCCTTACGGGGCGCGCGTTCGCTGGCATGTTCCTCATCATGGCAGTCACGCAGGAACATCTCGGTGGTAAACGCTTCACGTCGTTTTCCGAGAAACAGATTGTGGACTCACTTACAGACATTTTTCTTCACGGTATTCGGTCAAAGAGGGAGAGACACGCATGA
- a CDS encoding HlyD family secretion protein, producing the protein MKKVLPVLLLLLIAAGAGTWWYQHSRRPVPLSFTGFVEGEEKVIKSEISGRVMNVTFTDGAQVKQGDVLVDVDARDYRSQVAQQELNLGLIQAKIRQAETQLTWTRDTYPTQLAAAKANLTKANSDTEFAQKEFTRRKELLQAEVLSQQRFDQAKNQLDVTRASVAREQQAVANAEANLRQIQIAEDALNVQKHQLGVETERLNQMRIILDKYTIHAPCDCTVQTRLIRTGEYVTPGVGIATLLDPLDKYVRIYIPVPDLGKVRVGDRVRIEPDATPGEFFPGEVSFIEDMAQFTPKNIEVRSDRITQVFATKVRILEHVERLKPGMEGTVLLDSHAPASIPTTTATSASPS; encoded by the coding sequence ATGAAAAAGGTTCTGCCAGTTCTTTTGCTGTTGCTCATTGCTGCAGGCGCTGGCACCTGGTGGTATCAGCACTCGCGGCGCCCAGTACCACTGTCGTTCACCGGCTTTGTCGAAGGCGAAGAGAAAGTCATTAAAAGTGAGATTAGTGGAAGAGTCATGAATGTCACCTTCACCGACGGAGCCCAGGTGAAACAAGGCGATGTCCTTGTCGATGTAGACGCGCGTGACTACCGGTCCCAAGTCGCTCAGCAAGAACTGAACCTGGGCTTAATCCAAGCAAAGATCCGACAGGCCGAGACACAATTGACCTGGACACGCGACACGTACCCGACCCAACTCGCTGCAGCAAAAGCGAACCTCACCAAAGCCAACTCCGATACGGAGTTCGCTCAAAAGGAGTTCACCAGACGGAAAGAGTTGTTGCAGGCAGAGGTGCTCAGCCAGCAACGATTTGATCAGGCAAAGAATCAACTTGACGTGACACGAGCCTCTGTGGCACGGGAGCAGCAAGCGGTCGCCAACGCTGAGGCCAATCTCCGACAAATTCAAATCGCTGAAGATGCGTTGAACGTCCAGAAACACCAACTCGGCGTAGAAACAGAACGCCTCAACCAAATGCGCATCATTCTTGATAAATACACGATCCACGCTCCGTGCGACTGTACGGTACAAACGCGCCTGATTCGTACAGGCGAATACGTCACTCCTGGTGTCGGCATTGCGACATTGTTAGATCCACTCGATAAGTACGTACGGATTTATATTCCGGTTCCGGATTTGGGTAAGGTGCGCGTCGGAGACCGGGTACGTATCGAGCCTGACGCCACCCCTGGCGAATTCTTCCCCGGTGAAGTGAGTTTTATCGAAGATATGGCGCAGTTTACCCCGAAGAATATCGAGGTCAGAAGTGATCGCATTACGCAGGTCTTTGCCACCAAAGTACGTATCCTAGAGCACGTCGAGCGCTTGAAACCAGGCATGGAAGGCACGGTACTGCTGGATAGCCATGCGCCAGCATCGATACCGACAACAACCGCAACTTCCGCCTCACCGTCGTGA
- a CDS encoding ABC transporter ATP-binding protein, whose product MDTPIITVSHLRKRFGAVVALDDVSLTIDRPCIFGVVGPDGAGKTTLLRILVGLLEFEAEHASVLGYALASQTQPIKERLGYVPQTFSLYQDLSVQHNLEFFADVHGLPRRVFRQRAAELLAIAQLEKFTTFLASALSGGMKQKLALICALLHQPHVLILDEPNNGVDLIARGEMWAILRQLQDVTIIMSTGYLDEADRCDRVAYLYRGKIRIQGAPADIKAQFPRNTYRLLGDLRPDIMTRIQHAPWLHRVRIVGETVTVETTLSRAEVQTAVSALDQDALTIEVITPTLEMVFTELTEQAEGE is encoded by the coding sequence ATGGATACGCCAATTATCACAGTGAGTCATCTGCGCAAACGCTTTGGGGCCGTGGTCGCTCTCGATGATGTTTCCTTGACTATCGATCGACCGTGTATCTTTGGCGTCGTCGGACCTGACGGTGCTGGGAAGACCACGTTGCTACGGATTCTGGTCGGCTTGTTGGAATTTGAAGCAGAGCACGCGTCAGTCCTTGGCTACGCACTCGCCTCGCAGACACAACCTATTAAAGAACGCCTGGGGTATGTGCCACAGACCTTCAGCCTGTATCAAGATCTCAGTGTGCAACACAATCTCGAGTTTTTCGCTGACGTGCACGGCTTACCCCGTCGCGTGTTTCGCCAACGCGCGGCGGAGCTTCTCGCCATTGCACAACTGGAGAAGTTTACCACTTTTCTCGCTTCAGCCTTATCCGGAGGCATGAAACAGAAGCTGGCACTCATCTGTGCGCTGTTGCATCAACCACACGTGTTAATTCTCGATGAACCAAATAATGGCGTTGATCTGATTGCCCGTGGTGAAATGTGGGCTATCTTGCGCCAGCTGCAAGACGTCACGATTATCATGTCGACAGGCTATCTCGATGAAGCTGACCGCTGTGATCGTGTCGCGTATCTCTATCGTGGCAAGATTCGCATACAAGGGGCCCCAGCGGATATCAAAGCCCAGTTTCCTCGGAACACGTACCGGCTCCTTGGCGATCTCCGGCCGGACATCATGACTCGCATACAACACGCGCCGTGGCTACACCGGGTCCGTATCGTTGGTGAAACAGTAACCGTAGAAACCACACTGTCCCGGGCTGAGGTACAGACCGCGGTTTCTGCGCTTGATCAGGACGCGCTGACCATAGAGGTGATCACACCGACGTTGGAAATGGTATTCACTGAACTTACAGAGCAGGCGGAAGGTGAATAA
- a CDS encoding ABC transporter ATP-binding protein, with product MTDENALIVTNNLTRRFGSFTAVDHVTFQVQRGEVFGFLGSNGSGKSTTIRMLCGLLAPSEGAARVAGLDVHTQAAQISARIGYMSQKVSLYANLTVQENVQFFGGLYSLTSAQITNRQAALFPRLHLTGQEHALVRELPSGIKQRIALACSLLHNPEIVFLDEPTAGVDLINRQVFWGLIQDLATEGKTLFVTTHYLDEMENAHRVGFIDQGQLIGLDTPLGLKIAFAGGYRVRLLHDNPQIVTHAVAPLSALGYTVHQDTSDAVFLLLPTNNKEEVSHMRHALHTINPTLEYTAALPSIEEVFAGRIRQRQGRAETAS from the coding sequence ATGACCGACGAAAACGCACTCATCGTCACCAACAATCTCACGCGCAGGTTTGGGTCGTTCACCGCGGTCGACCATGTGACCTTTCAGGTACAACGCGGCGAGGTATTCGGCTTCCTCGGCTCCAACGGGTCCGGCAAATCCACTACGATTCGCATGCTCTGCGGCTTGCTGGCGCCAAGTGAAGGCGCAGCCCGAGTCGCCGGGCTCGATGTCCACACGCAAGCGGCCCAGATCAGCGCACGTATCGGCTATATGTCACAGAAGGTTTCTCTCTACGCCAATCTGACGGTTCAGGAAAATGTTCAATTTTTTGGTGGCCTCTATAGTCTGACGTCAGCCCAAATCACGAACCGACAGGCTGCCCTATTCCCCCGTTTGCACCTTACAGGCCAAGAGCACGCTCTGGTACGTGAGTTACCGAGCGGCATTAAGCAACGCATTGCCCTTGCCTGCTCCCTCTTACACAATCCGGAAATTGTTTTTCTTGATGAACCAACAGCCGGAGTCGATCTGATAAACCGGCAGGTCTTTTGGGGATTGATTCAGGACCTGGCTACTGAAGGGAAGACATTGTTTGTGACCACTCATTATCTCGACGAGATGGAAAATGCGCACCGCGTGGGCTTTATCGATCAGGGGCAGCTCATCGGCCTCGATACGCCGCTCGGCCTCAAAATTGCCTTCGCCGGAGGATACCGCGTCCGTCTCTTGCATGACAACCCACAAATCGTGACTCACGCTGTCGCCCCCCTCTCTGCCCTTGGCTATACCGTACACCAAGATACATCGGACGCAGTCTTCCTGTTACTCCCGACTAACAACAAGGAGGAGGTCAGCCACATGCGTCACGCCTTGCATACCATCAACCCAACCTTAGAGTACACCGCGGCGCTCCCTTCTATAGAAGAGGTTTTTGCTGGGCGGATTCGGCAGCGACAAGGGCGGGCGGAGACAGCCTCATGA
- a CDS encoding ABC transporter permease, protein MNALGRKLGRLRILLWREFVELRRDRFTLTVMLLIPALQITLLAYAITTDFDHLPLCVLDRAQTRESRQLLSDITATHYFIVSPLQDLSSIDSFFGRQHCRAALLIPADFSEVIANREEVRLGLVLDASDTTLATSTEGFLSAIARTYYTRTRLERSPLTERNLRPEAIGVVTPRTRVLFNPTLSSTAYTIPGLLGMICMFLTILITAISLVREREAGTLEQLLVTPMTSLEIVLGKILPFGVVAMGAIIASVFFSWLIFGVFPVGNVTLLLAITPIFLLIGLSMGLLISSLAHSSVDALERSILIMVPQLMLSDFLFPLSLMRMPFRAIGELFPITHYLRITRGVYMKGQGFSDLWLEVLILCAFLVLLVARVSRTITRSN, encoded by the coding sequence ATGAATGCACTGGGCCGCAAACTGGGTCGCTTGCGGATTCTCCTCTGGCGTGAGTTTGTCGAGTTGCGGCGTGACCGGTTTACACTCACCGTCATGTTACTCATCCCCGCGCTGCAAATCACGTTGCTGGCATATGCCATCACTACGGATTTCGATCATCTGCCACTCTGCGTACTCGACCGAGCGCAGACACGCGAAAGTCGGCAACTGCTCAGCGACATTACCGCCACCCACTACTTTATCGTTAGCCCATTACAAGATCTGAGCTCCATCGACTCGTTCTTCGGTCGCCAGCATTGTCGCGCGGCGCTCTTGATTCCTGCCGATTTCAGCGAAGTGATCGCGAACCGCGAAGAAGTTCGCCTCGGTCTTGTGCTCGATGCCTCAGACACTACACTCGCCACCAGTACGGAGGGGTTTCTCTCCGCGATTGCGCGAACGTACTATACCCGCACACGCCTGGAACGCTCACCACTCACCGAGCGCAATTTGCGTCCAGAAGCCATCGGCGTGGTGACGCCGCGTACGCGTGTCTTGTTTAACCCTACCCTGTCGAGCACCGCGTATACGATTCCTGGCTTACTCGGAATGATCTGCATGTTTCTCACGATTCTCATTACCGCCATCTCGCTCGTCCGCGAACGAGAAGCCGGGACTCTTGAACAACTCCTTGTTACTCCCATGACCTCGCTTGAGATCGTGCTGGGAAAGATTCTCCCGTTCGGTGTAGTCGCTATGGGAGCCATCATAGCCAGCGTTTTTTTCAGTTGGTTGATCTTTGGGGTCTTTCCAGTCGGCAACGTCACGCTCTTATTAGCCATCACACCAATTTTTCTGTTGATCGGCTTATCTATGGGCTTGCTGATTTCCAGTCTCGCCCACTCGTCGGTTGACGCGCTGGAACGCAGTATTCTCATCATGGTGCCACAATTGATGCTCTCAGATTTCTTGTTCCCACTCTCTCTCATGCGCATGCCATTTCGTGCCATCGGTGAGTTGTTCCCGATCACTCACTACCTTCGCATCACTCGTGGTGTGTATATGAAAGGGCAAGGATTCTCCGACCTCTGGCTAGAAGTCCTTATTCTCTGTGCGTTTCTGGTGCTCTTGGTCGCACGAGTCTCGCGTACCATTACGCGGAGCAACTAA
- a CDS encoding ABC transporter permease, with protein MRRRNVLAVARKEGRTMRRDHGLVAAILVQPILYLVLFGLAITNEVNNAEWVVYDQSQTTRSRQLISDLASLTALREPQFVLSEDAVVDFLRQKDGLAGVIIPWNFDDKLARGQETPIQILLNGAKTASALRLGNYITQTASAFSASELPSRDRSEQKFLAPRVSIEKRYWYNPGLQDRFGLLSAMPANMLTQICLMIAAVGLVGERERGTFEQLLSTPLSLSEIMLGKMIPYIGIGLVSLLLFQAGGYLVYGIAVKGSLLLLALVALVFMFATMAFGVFFASRARNIQQAIFLGFFVMFPSIMITGILMPTDNYPPIISALSHCLPARYFAHALHAIVLKGSGFAEVQGDLLFLSGFFLASLVAAVAVTKAKLG; from the coding sequence ATGCGGCGGCGTAACGTGTTAGCGGTGGCACGTAAGGAAGGACGAACGATGCGGCGAGATCACGGCCTTGTTGCTGCTATTCTCGTGCAGCCGATCCTGTATCTCGTCTTGTTCGGGCTCGCAATCACGAATGAAGTGAACAATGCGGAGTGGGTCGTCTATGACCAATCGCAGACGACACGGTCACGGCAGCTCATTTCCGACTTAGCCTCACTGACAGCGCTACGTGAGCCTCAGTTCGTCTTGAGTGAAGACGCCGTTGTGGACTTCCTCCGGCAGAAAGATGGACTCGCAGGTGTGATCATCCCGTGGAATTTTGACGACAAACTCGCCCGCGGCCAGGAAACACCGATTCAGATTTTGCTCAATGGCGCGAAAACCGCGAGCGCGTTACGGCTCGGGAATTATATTACGCAAACTGCAAGCGCATTCTCAGCGAGTGAACTCCCATCACGTGATCGTAGTGAACAAAAATTTCTCGCGCCACGCGTATCGATCGAGAAGCGCTATTGGTACAACCCCGGATTGCAGGATCGCTTTGGCCTACTATCGGCAATGCCAGCGAACATGCTCACACAAATTTGCCTCATGATTGCTGCGGTTGGTTTGGTAGGAGAACGCGAACGCGGTACCTTTGAGCAGCTTCTCTCGACTCCTCTATCGTTGTCGGAAATCATGCTCGGCAAAATGATTCCCTACATTGGGATCGGCCTTGTCTCACTCCTTCTTTTTCAAGCCGGTGGCTACCTCGTCTATGGCATTGCAGTCAAGGGCAGTTTGTTGCTGCTGGCGCTTGTTGCCCTGGTATTCATGTTTGCCACGATGGCGTTCGGCGTATTCTTTGCCTCCCGTGCCCGTAACATTCAACAAGCGATATTTCTCGGATTTTTCGTGATGTTCCCGTCCATTATGATCACAGGCATTCTCATGCCAACAGATAATTATCCGCCAATCATTAGCGCACTCTCGCATTGTCTTCCGGCCAGGTATTTTGCCCACGCGCTTCATGCCATTGTGCTTAAGGGCTCCGGATTTGCCGAAGTGCAGGGTGACCTACTGTTCTTGAGCGGGTTTTTTCTAGCTTCACTCGTCGCCGCAGTCGCAGTAACGAAAGCGAAGCTGGGGTGA
- a CDS encoding OmpA family protein codes for MIGAAIGYLWASDEEPAPPPPPPPPAPAPAPTPPPAITSGTTIRLRGVNFDYDKSNIRSDAAAVLDEAARLLKDNPDVKVRIVAHTDSIGSDEYNQRLSERRAQSVKGYLVSKGVAASRLTTEGRGEREPIADNTKNGRDNPEGRAMNRRADLKVE; via the coding sequence ATCATAGGTGCCGCGATTGGTTATCTGTGGGCAAGCGATGAAGAACCCGCACCACCACCTCCTCCTCCACCGCCGGCTCCGGCCCCAGCGCCAACACCGCCGCCAGCGATTACGTCGGGGACGACGATTCGGTTACGCGGGGTGAACTTTGACTATGATAAGTCCAACATTCGGTCGGATGCGGCTGCGGTGTTGGATGAAGCGGCGCGGTTGTTGAAAGACAATCCGGATGTGAAAGTGCGGATTGTAGCGCATACCGATTCGATTGGGTCGGATGAGTACAACCAACGCTTATCCGAGCGACGGGCGCAATCGGTGAAGGGGTACTTGGTGTCCAAGGGAGTGGCGGCGAGTCGCTTGACGACGGAAGGTCGGGGCGAGCGGGAGCCGATAGCTGACAACACGAAGAACGGCAGGGACAATCCTGAAGGTCGGGCGATGAACCGTCGTGCCGACTTGAAAGTCGAATAA